Part of the Candidatus Poribacteria bacterium genome is shown below.
TATTCCCCGCCTTCAGGTCGGGTAGGATGTGGGCTTCCCAGTAGGGCATGACGCGCTCCGCCGTGTCCTTGAGGCTCTCGCCGTTGGGCGGCCGCACGTCGAAGCTCCGTCGCCAGATGTGCACCTGTTCGTCACCGAACTTCTGCGCCGTTTCCGCCTTGTTCAGCCCCTGCAGGTCGCCGTAGTGCCGCTCATTGAGCGCCTGGTCGCGCTCGGTGGGAAGGTTCGCCTGCTTCGCGACTTCGAGGGCGATGTCTGCCGTGCGGATGGCGCGCTTGAGCACCGACGTGTAGACCTTGTCGAACCGGTAGGACGCCAGCTTCGCGCCCGCCTCGCGCGCTTCGAGCTCGCCCTTGGGGCTCAGATCGACGTCGACCCAGCCTGTGAAGCGGTTCTCCAGGTTCCACTGGGATTCGCCGTGACGCAGCAGTACTAGGAACGCCATGAGGACCTCTCAGCCGTGGATAGGACTAGCTCGCGTCGGCGAGCTTGCGAACCATCGATTCCTGCTCGGGGGAGACCGTCTGCGGAACCGTGATGAGGACGCGCGCGCGGAAGTCGCCTTTCGTGCCATTCGCTCGGGCGAACCCTTGACCCGCGATGCGCAGGAACTTGCCGGACTGCGTGCCCTTCGGGATGGTGAGCATGATGGAGCCACGCGGCGTCTCGACCAGCACCTTGCCGCCCAGGATCGCCGTCGTGAAGGGCACGTAGACGTCGGCGATGATATCGTCCCCGTCGCGCTCGAAGCGCGGGTCTTCGCGCACATCGACGGTCACGAGCAGGTCACCGGGCGGCATGCCGCCCGTTCCGGGGTAGCCCTTGCCTTCGACCCGCAGCGTGCGTCCGGACTGGATGCCTGCGGGGATGTGGAGCTTGATGCGCTGCTTCTGCCCGTCGCGCGTGACGGTGAGCGATTTTTCCGTGCCCGAGATGGCTTCATGGAACTCGATGGTCAACGAGTGATGGAAGTCGTCGCCGCGTCGGGAGCGGGAGGGTCCCTGTCCGAAGGTCGTGCGCCGTTCGCGTACGTCGCCCCAGAGATCGCCGAAGATATCGCCGAAGCGACCGAAGATGTCGTCCGTGCTCTCGAAGCCGCCGCCTCGGTATTCGTAGCTGCCGGCTCTGCCTCGCGCGTCGTACTTCCGGCGCTCGGCGGGATCGCTCAGGACATCGTAGGCTTCGGAGGCTTCCTTGAACTCGTCCGTCGCCTTGGCGTCCTTGTTCTTGTCGGGGTGATAGCGCATGGCGAGCTTGCGGTACGCCTTCTTGATGTCCTCCTGGGAGGCATCCTTCGGCACGCCGAGGGTTTCGTAGTAGTCGCGTTGCGCCATCGCTTCACTGCCTCGCCCTAGTGGACGACGACGTCCCCGTCGACGGGTTCCACCTGCACGCCCGTATGACGGAGATACTCCAGCGCTCGTTCGAGCTCGTCGGGCTCGCCGCTCATCTCCAGGACGACCCAACCGGCGTCTTTGGTGACGCTGGCTCGACGGATATTCGTCACGATGCGGAACTTGTGACCCACGTTGTAGATGACCGGCTCGGTCACCTGCTCCGGTGGGAAGGTCAGGCGTACGCGCTGCGATGTCATGGCGGACTCTCCTCGTCCGGCGCGAACGCGTCACCTCTCGCGTTCCGTCCGTCGGTTCTATTGTTGAGTACGGGTCGCGGCAAGGCAAGGGACGGCACGGTCCATCGGCGTCGACTACGCCGCGCAGAGCGGATGTCCGCAACGATCACGACAGGTGGAACACCCGCCGCGCGTTCCCGGAACCGATCGCCTCGCGGGCGGCGGCCGAGAGCCTCGCCGACTCGAACATCTCGAACTGTGGGACGTTCTGCCCGATGTGCAGGTAGTCCGTGGCGAAGAAGAGCTTCCGATGATGCCGTTCGAGGAACGCCTGCCCGAACTCCCAATCCCGCGTGATCGCCGTGTGCGCCGAGCCCGCCGACAGGTCCGCGTATAGGTTGGGGTATTGCCCCAGCAGGCGATCCATCGGTCCGCCTGGGACGACGGGACCTCTTGGATAGCCGCCCATGTCGGCAGCGGTCACGTCGGCGGAGATCGCCGCCCAGAACCCCGGCGCGTGCCCGATGAACGTCACATTCGGATAGGCGTTCAGCATCGCCTCGAGCCCGCGCAGGTCGGGCGCGTCGATGCAGCGAATATTGTCGCAGTGGAAGAGCAGCGGGAGCTTCAGGTCGTCGCAGATGCCGTAGAGAACCTGAAGCTTCGAGTCGTCGATGGGCAAGCCGACCTTCACCTCGCCGAATCCGACCGCGCCGCGCTCGACGTACTCCGTGATGACCGATCGGAAGCCATCCTCCCCTCGACTCATCGACATCCTCGGATCGACGACGCAGAATGGGATGAACCGGTCCGGGTGCTGTTCGCATAGGCGCAGCATGTCGCGCGTCGTGATGTAGTAGCTGGCGCTCTCTGGGCTCTCGACGGGCAGGGGAATCGCCATCTCGATGCCGTAGGCGTCCATCCATCCGAGCATCCGATGCGGTTCCACTGGCTCGTACGTGTCCCAGACGCGTCCGACGTGCGTGTGCGTGTCGATGAGCATCGAGTCTCCCTCAGATCGTCTCGTAGGCGACCTGGACCACGGCTCCGGTCTCCGACGAGTCGCGGATCGCCTCATAGAGAACCATGCTCCTGTAGCTTTCGGCGATGTTCGAGCGAGTCGTCCTACCGTCACGGATCGCTTCGACGAAGTCGATGATTTCCGCCAGGTGCCCGGTGTCGAGTCCGCTGTCGCCGGAGCTGGTGAACGTCGAGGGTTCCCGCCATTCCGTCGGTACGCCGTCGGCGGTGATCCGCCAGCGTGAGGAGTTCGAGATCGTCATGAAGTTACCGCCCCGCGCGGTGAGCTCGACCTCCTCGGTTGGGACGCGGAACGATCGACCGTCGTTCAGGTTCATCGACCCGACCGCGCCGTTGGCGAACCGGATGCTCACGGCGTAGGCATCCTTGCCCTTGGAGAACGCGAAGACCTCCGACGCGTCGCCGAACAGATAGCCCACCAGGTCGATAGCGTGAATGGCGAAGTCCAGCAGGAACGACGTGCGGAGCGATTCGTTCGAGTATTGCGCCGAGGCGTAGTCCACCGAGAGGGAGTACAGGTCGGACGGATCGAACGACTCGATCCACTGCTTCGCGCGGGCGTAGGCGGCCGAGTAGCGCTTCTTGAACGCCGTCATGCAGAGCCTGCCGGTCTCTTGGGCGACGCGGGCAACCTGCAGCGCGTCCTGAGCCGTTGGAGCCGGCGGCTTCTCCGTGTAGACGGGGAATCCGAGCCGGAGGACCTGCGGGGCGAGCGCCGCGTGTCCTTCGGGTCCGACGCAGATGATGACGCCGTCGGGCTCCTCGGCGTCGAGCATCGCCGTCAGGTCGGTGTAGGGCATGCCGCCGAAACGCCGAGCGTTCCGTGCGGCGCGCTCTGCGTCGAGGTCGCACACGCCGACGAGCTGGGCTCCGGCAGCCCCGACGTAGGGATAGATCCGTTTCGTCGAGAGGCTGCCGGCTCCGATGATGCACAGGCGAACGTCGTCCATGGTGCCTATTCGTCCCCGACCAGAGGCAGCGTCAGGTTGACGCGCTTGCCTTCACGAATGACGACGACGGGAACCGTGGTTCCCGGCTCGTAGTTGAGGCGTACGCGTGCGCTCAGCTTCTGGAAGCTGACGTGCTTCGAGTCGCCGTCGAACGACACGAGGATGTCGTTGTTCTGGAGACCCGCGCGCTTCGTCTCCTCGCGCGGGATCCACCGCACCTTCATGGCGAGAGCATCCGGCGCGAGCCCGTTGGCGAGGCGTTCCTCCGCCGACAGCTCCGGCGACCAGAAGCCCAGGTCGGGACGAAGTCCCCACATGGACGCCCGCCAGGAGATGTCTGTCTTGCGCCAGTCGCCGACGGTATTCAGCGTCGCCTCACGGTTCTTGCCGCCGCGCGCGTAGGAGACACGGAGCTTGCCTGGCGTCGGCAGGTTGTGCAGCACCCACGCGATATCCGCTTGGGAGATGATGGCTTGCCCGTTCATCATGCGGATGACATCGCCCGCCTTAAGCCCGGCTTTGTCGGCGAAGGAACCGCTCGCGACGCTCTCGATGACCGGGTCGTCATCGACCTTCATCGTCATGCCGACGTTCTCCGGCAGCGGGTAGACCCAGATGTCCTTCTTCTGGTCGAAGGACTTCTCGGCTTTGCGGACCTCCCGCGCGCCGTCGTTGAGCATGTGGCAGTGGATACAGCCTTCTTTCGCCTGCTCGCTGTTTGCGAGACGTTCGCGGAGCGAGGGCATGTCAGACACCGTCTTGAAGCGCGGGGTCGATCCGCGTTTGGCGGAGAAGAGGGCGCGGTTCTTCGGGTAGTCCTTGTGGAGCTCGAGGGCGCGGCGCATCGCCGTCGTGAGCCCCGTCAAGGAGAGATGATCCATGGCATCTTCGGACGCGCGGATACCGTAACGCCCGTAGATCGTACCGTCGGCGTTCATGAAAAACGCCGCCCACGTGAGGTCGTAGTCGAACTGGAACTGAACCAGGTCGATTGTGTTCATCCGAACGATACGCACCGGCACGAAGAGCTTGGAGAGCTCCGTGAGCTCGTTGTCCTGACGAGCAACCTGCCCGTCAAATGCTCGGCATGCCAGTCAAGGCACGCATCGGAAGACGACGAAGAGCGGTTTGCCCTCCTGCTTCGCCCGCGCGATGCCCGCGTCGAGGTCGTTGTAGATCCAGTGATCGCCCACTTCCAGGTCGCCGAGCTCCTGCCGCAACACTTGCCCCTGGAGCGACATGGCGATCAGCAGCGCACACGCCGTCGCAGCCGCGAATCGTTTCATCGAGCGTCCTCTCTGAACCGGCGAGCGATGTCCTCTCACCCTCGCCATATGCGCTGACTGTATCAACTCGGTCGTGGCGTGTCCAGCGGCGACTTGGCTTCACAGCCAATCGGCGGCAAGACCGGACCTCATCCACCAAGAATCTCTCACAGAAGGATGGATCGAAGTGTTAAGTTGGAGGGGGCTTGCGCGACGTGGCTCTTGACACGAATCGTGGCGCTGGTCAAAACCGATGGTGTTCCGACTGCCCCGATTTGGAAGGGGATGAAACGGCGCGTTGTTGTAGAGGGCAACGGGGGTCTGTTGGGCGTGGCGATTGCCGGCGCGAACGTCTACGACACTCAGTAGAATTCAGATACGACCTATAACGTTATCGAGTCTGATCAGTACGCGTGATACCCCGTCACCGAACGCGCGACGACAGAGCGCCTTGCGACAGTGGAGCCCGGAACGGTCACCAGTCCATTGGCGACTCGCCTAGTAGTCCCAAGCGTCCTGCCGTAGCTCGCCGACGTAGACGATCCGAGCGTCGCCTTCGAGATGGATCGACTGCGCGGACTCGCCGACGAGCTCGAAGCTGACGGTCAAATCGAAGCCGCCCTGCGTCCGAAGCGTCACGGGCGACTGTACGACTCCCCGCGCTCCGCCGAGAATCGCCGCCGCGATGGAGCCGGTTCCGCACGCCAGCGTCTCGTCTTCGACCCCGCGCTCGTAGGTGCGGATGCGCATCGAGTTCCGTCCCGTGACGGTGACGAAGTTCGCGTTCGTCCCGGCGGGCGCGAAATCGGCGTGGTAGCGCGTCTGCCGACCCAACCCGACGACGTCTACATCGTCCACGCTCTCGCAGAAGAACACGACGTGCGGAACACCCGTGTTCGCAAACGAAACCTTGAACTCGCCTCCTCGCAGAGCCAGCGGGAAATCGAGTCGCATGTCCTTCGGATCGCTCATCTGGACGCGGACACGCTCGCCTCGTATCTCGGACTCGTAGACGCCCGCGAGCGTCTCGAACCGCATGTTCTCGCCCGCGATGCCGTTGACGTGGGCGAACCGCGAGATGCACCGCGCGCCGTTGCCGCACGTCTCGGCTTCGCCGCCGTCGGCGTTGAAGTAGCGCATCCGAAAGTCCGCCTGCGCCGGGTCCGACGGGTTCTCAACCAGCAGCAGACCGTCCGCGCCGACCGACAGACGCCGCGCGCACACGCGCTCGACGAACCGCGCATCCGCCTGGACGGTACCTTGGCGGTTGTCGATGATGACGAAGTCGTTGCCCGCGCCCGAGAGCTTCATGAAGGGAATCGCCACGTCGGTTCACCTGCCGCATGTTGCGCCGCATTAAGCCAAGAAGTCGGGGATGCTTTCGCCTCGGATCAGGTCGTCGTACGTCTCGCGCGCTCGGACGACATGGGCTCGATCGACGCTGACCAGCACCTCGGCGGCGCGTGGACGCGCGTTGTAGTTGGACGACATCGCGAAGCCGTACGCCCCCGCGCTGAAGACCGCCAGGTAGTCGCCCGCGTCGACGCGTGGGAGCTCCCGGTTCTTGGCGAGGAAGTCGCCCGACTCGCAGACGGGCCCCACGACATCGACCGTCTCCGTGTCTGCCGAACGGTCCACAACCGGATGAATCCGGTGGAAGCTGTCGTAGAGCGCCGGGCGTATCAGGTCCGTCATCGCGCCATTGACGATGACGAACGTCTTGGTGTCCGTCTCCTTTCGGTAGAGGACCCGCGTACAGAGGATGCCCGAGTTCCCGCTGATGTAACGACCCGGTTCCAGTAAGAGCCGGCAGCCGCTCTGGCGGATCAAGGGGATGAGCCGCTCGGCGTACTCGGACGGGGGCGCGGGCGTCTCGTCGCGGTACGCGATGCCCAGCCCGCCGCCGAAGTCGAGCCGCGTGATGCCGATGCCGCGAGTGCGCAGGAGCCCGATCAGCTCCACGATGCGCGCCATCGCCTGTTCGAAGGGCTCCAACTGCATCACCGGGGAACCGATGTGCGCGTGAACGCCGCAGACGTCGAGATGCGGCATCGCGGCGGCTGCCTCGAAGCTCCTGATCGCGACGTCGAGATCGATGCCGAACTTGTTGCCCTTCTTGCCGGTCGTCGTGTGCGCGTGGGTGCGAGCGTCCACGTCGGGATTGACGCGCAGGGCGACGGGAGCCCGCACACCGAGCTCGCCAGCGACGGAGTCGATGAGCATCGCCTCCGCCAGCGATTCGACGTTGAGCATGTAGACGCCTGCCGTCAGCGCGGCGCGGACCTCATCACACGACTTGCCGGGACCCGCGTAGACGATCTTGCTCGCGTCGATCCCGGCTCTCAGCGCGCGGAAGAGCTCGCCGCCGGAGACGATATCGGCTCCAGCGCCTTCACGCGCCAGGGCGCGCAGAACCGCCAGGTTCCCGTTGCTCTTCATCGCGAAGCAGATCAGCGGGTCGATGCCCGCGAACGCCTTCTGAAAGTCGCGGAAGCGCGACACGAACGCCGCGTGGCTGTAGATGTAGAGCGGCGTCCCGTGCTGCGCGCAGAGGTCCTCGACGGAGACATCTTCGCAGAAGAGCTTCCCGTCCCGATACGTGAAAACGTCGTTCGTCTGCCCCATCCGGTGGCGTTCCTCGTGAGTAGGGTTCCTCGTGAGTAGGGTTCTTCGATGGCGCGGATGCGACGAAGGGTATCCGCGCTGGCGTCGGACGTCAAGGCGTCAGTGGTTCAGCGACCAGTCGTAGTCGTTGTAGACGAGCCGCAGCGTGTCGCGATGCTCCTCAATGTACTCGCGCGTGGCATCGTCGGACAGCATCCGCGCGATGAAGTCGATCTCGGATCGCGGCTTCTCGCCGAAATCGTCGCGGTACCAGTCGAAGATCGCCGACAGGTGGAGCGTGTTGCTCTCCGCGTCGAGGCGCACTTCGGAAGGCGAGTTCACGAAGGCGCGCGCTGCTGTGTCGAGCTGCTCGTCCAACCGGTCGGCGTCGTAGGCGGCGATGGGCGGGCATCCCGCCGACGCGCAGTTCAGGGCGAAGTGGATGCGCGGATCGAGCCGCGCGACGACGAACCGGAACCTCGGATCCGTGTGCAGGATCGATACGCCGCGCAGGATGCCGTGCTCGATGTCGTTGGGCGTGTAGACCAGTCCGCCGATCCGGTACGCGAAGAGGTCGAAGAACCGCTCGCGCTCTCGGACGCTGGTCGTCACGCCGGAATCGAGGACGGAGTGCATCACCAGCGCGTTGTAGAGGTTCACCCAGAAGGCGACCTGCTCGTCGTGCGTGGCGAGCTCGCCCGGGTCGAACCGATCCAGCCGCGCGGCGAGCTCTCGGTACTCGGCGAACGCCGGCGACTGCGACAGACCTTCGTAATCGACGCGCTTCCCGTCGACGAACTGCGCGACGAGTCGGTTCGCCGTCTTGCGCAGACGCGCGGGCACGCTCTCGTCGGGCTCTGGCGCTTCGGTCGCGCTGGCGGTCGGGTCGTTCAGGATGCGCGGCGCGCTGGCGCGAGCGCCCGACAGCAGCATGAGCGCGGCGGCGACGGACACGAGGCTGTGGGCTCGGATCGGCACGCGCGTTCCTTTCCGGGTGGAGCCGGTGCTATGCTTCCCACCGTGACCAGGAGAACCGAATGGCGATCGACGGCTTCACCCTCTACTGCATGTTACCCGAAATGGACGCGGCTCTGCGCGGGAGGGCTGTCCGCGACGTCGTCCAGCACACTCGGACCGAGGTCGTTCTACGCTTCCGGTCGCGCGAGGGCGAGCCCGAAGCCGCGCTCCTGTTGTCGGCGCACGCCGTCCACGCACGCGCGCATCTGGTCACCCGATTCCCCAAGCAGCGCGAGTCGGAGCGTCCACATTTCGCCTCGGTTCTCGTCAAGCATCTGATGCGCGCTCGACTCACGGGCGTGGGACAAGCGGGACTCGACCGCATCCTGACCTTCCGATTCGAGCTCGACTCCCAGGTTCCCGGAGCTGAACCCGAACGGCGCGATCTGGTCGTCGAGATGATGGGCAAGCACAGCAACATCATCCTGACGAACCCCGAAACCGGACGCGTCATCGAGCCGCTGACGCATGTGGACGAGCGCGTCAATCGCTACCGCGAGGTGCTCCCCGGCGTCGCCTACGTCCCGCCGCCGCCCAGCCGCCGCAGCGACCCGTTCGGGGAGACGCCGGAAGGGCTCGCCGAGAGGATCGACCCGCGCGAGACACCCGTTTCGCGTCAGATCGTCCGCGCGTACGACGGCTTCGGTTCCGCCACTGCGGCGCACGTGTGCGAGACGGCGCGCGACGAGACGGACGCTGCCGAGCTCTGGCACGCGTTCCGAACGACCGTCGTTCGCATCCGTTCCCACGATGTCGAACCGTGTGTCATCTGGGAGGAGAGGAACCGGGAACCGACGGCATACTCCTTGTTTCTCCCCAACGCCGCCGACACTCGCCATGAGCGGACGGATTCGGTCAGCCGCGCGGTGGGGCGAGCCTACGTAGGCATCGAACGACAAGACCAACTCGCGGGGTTGCGTCACACGATCGCCCAAGCCCTGGATCGGCGCGAACGATCGCTAGCGAGGAAGATCGCCGACCTGACCGTCGAGCTCTCAGCCGCCGAGAAGGCGAGCGAGTACCGCGTCTACGGCGATCTGCTTCTCGCGTCGCTCGACCGAATCGAACCTCGCGCCGAGACCGCGTCCGTCCCCAACTACTTCGAGCCCGACGCGCCCATCGTCCAGATTCCGCTGGAATCCGACAAGAACGCCGCCGAGAACGCACAGGCATACTTCCGCCGATACCAGAAGGCGAAGCGCGGGGCAGCGATCATCCGTCAGCACGTCTTCGACACCGAGCAAGAGCTGGAATGGGTCGAGGAGAAGCGCGTCGCCCTGGAGTCGGCTGACTCGCTGGAGGCGGCTACGGAACTCCACGCGCAGCTCATCGAGCTAGGCTGGGTCGCCGATCCGGATCGATCCCGGCGGCGCGAGAAGCGCAAGGCGGACACGCCGTACCGCCTCGTTACGACCGCCAACGGGTGGCAGATACTCATCGGGCGCAACGACCGTGAGAACGAGTGGCTCGTCACGCGGGCTGCCCGCAAGGACGACATCTGGCTCCACGCCAAGCAGATACCGGGCTCCCATGTCATTGTGCGGAACCCGGAGCGCAAGACGCAGATTCCGATGCCGGTTCTACTCGAAGCGGCTGGGCTCGCCGCATATTTCAGCAAGGGGCGCACGTCGAACCGTGTTCCCGTGGATTACACCTTCGCGAAGTACGTCGTCCGGCCCAAGGGTACGGCGGCTGGCTTCGTCACCTACACGCACGAGAAGACGCTCTACGTCGAACCTGCGGCGACCGATCGGCGGTTCGCCGACTGACGCACATCGCCCGCGCCAGGGCTCTCGGAGGGTTCCATGTCCGACCGACTGCGCATCGGGATCGTCGGCTGTGGTGGCATCTCGCCATCGCACATCCGCATCTACGCCGAGCATCTCAGCGAAGAAGCCGAGATCGTCGCCGTCTGCGACATCGACGAGGCGAAGGCGCGGAGCCGGTCGACCGTCGTGCGGGACACATACGCCAAGCGCGCCGAGGAGCTCGAAACACGCGCCGCCCAGACGGACACGACGGCGGCGTACGAGCGACGGAACCGCCAGATCGAGGCGTGCCGCGCATCTGCCCGCGAAGCCGCCGTGTTCACGGACTACGAGAAGATGATCGCCGAAGCCGACATCGACGCCATCAACATCTGCGTGCCGCCGTTCGCCCATTCGGGCCCGGCAATCGCGGCGGCGCAGGCGGGCAAGCACGTCTTCTGCGAGGGTCCCATCTCCGGCAGCCTGTCCGAGGCGGACGCGATGATCGCCGCTGCGAAGGCGCCCGGCGTCGTCTTCACCGTTCAGTACGGGCATACGCGGTTCCACCGGACGGCGATGATGGCGAAGCGCGCCATCGAGAACGGCGACCTCGGCAGGATCATCATGGGGAACGTGGACGTCCTGTGGCACCGAGGGCAGGACTACTACGACATGGACGCCTGGCGCGGGACATGGAAGGGCGAGCGCGGCGGAGCCACCTACCACCACGGCCGCTACGCCATCGACCTCTATCTGTGGCTCATGGGAGCCGCGGACGAGGTCTACGCCCGCATGGGGACGTTCACGCACGACATTGAGGTCGAGGACACGTCCGTCGCGCTGCTGACGTTCGCGGGCGGCGCGTTCGGGCAGATCACAGCGAGCACGTCGGCGCATCCGAACCCGAAGATGCCCAGTCAGCGCATCGAGATCTTCGGCGAACGCGCGTCGATCGCCGTCATTCCCGAGTACGCTATCGGCTCCGCCGAGAAAGGCTACGCGGAAGCTCTCGCAGCGAAGCTCGAACGCGAAACGCCCGCCGTAGGCACCGAGGGGATGCCAGGGCAGTTCGTCGACTTCATTCGGGCGATCCGCACGGGTTCCCAGCTCTTCATCTCCGGCGCGAGCACGCGTCCGCAGCTCGAAGTGACAAAGGCGATCTACAAGTCCGTCGAGACTGGGGCAGCCGTACGGCTCCCGATCCAGCGGTACGATCCGTACTACACGCTCTGATCCTGGTGTCGTCCTGAGTGGTAGGGGCGCGTCTCAGACCCGCCCCTACGGGACTGTCACCGATTTCCGAAACGAACCACTGGGAACGACACCTGCTCGCCATCAGCCGTCGTCGCGCGGGACGGGCTTGCGGCCGCCGACGTAGGGCGGCTCCAGCAGGGCTGAGCGTGTCGGCGACGCCGACTCCGCTCGAAGCCAGTCGAGCGACTCAGGCCTGCCCCAAGTCATGTGTCCCGCGTTGTACTTCAGCAGGAGCGACCGCCGCGTGTGGTCCGCCTGCCACTGGCGCGTCCCGTGGACGAGCGCCTCGGTGAACAGGATCGCGTCTCCGGGCTCCAGGGCTGGCTGGAGAACACGGTCGCCGTCGTGATCCATCTGCAGCGGCAGGTTCGACTTGTGCGATCCGGGCACGACGATGAACCCGCCGTCGCCGGGACGCTGCGGCGCAAGCGCGATGCTGATGACGACCAGCCCGTTCCACATGCGTCCCTGATGCCACGCGTAGTAGTGGGAGCCGTTGTCTCGGTAGGGC
Proteins encoded:
- a CDS encoding amidohydrolase; translation: MRRSATRRRPEPWSRSPTRRSEGDSMLIDTHTHVGRVWDTYEPVEPHRMLGWMDAYGIEMAIPLPVESPESASYYITTRDMLRLCEQHPDRFIPFCVVDPRMSMSRGEDGFRSVITEYVERGAVGFGEVKVGLPIDDSKLQVLYGICDDLKLPLLFHCDNIRCIDAPDLRGLEAMLNAYPNVTFIGHAPGFWAAISADVTAADMGGYPRGPVVPGGPMDRLLGQYPNLYADLSAGSAHTAITRDWEFGQAFLERHHRKLFFATDYLHIGQNVPQFEMFESARLSAAAREAIGSGNARRVFHLS
- a CDS encoding DUF547 domain-containing protein, translating into MPIRAHSLVSVAAALMLLSGARASAPRILNDPTASATEAPEPDESVPARLRKTANRLVAQFVDGKRVDYEGLSQSPAFAEYRELAARLDRFDPGELATHDEQVAFWVNLYNALVMHSVLDSGVTTSVRERERFFDLFAYRIGGLVYTPNDIEHGILRGVSILHTDPRFRFVVARLDPRIHFALNCASAGCPPIAAYDADRLDEQLDTAARAFVNSPSEVRLDAESNTLHLSAIFDWYRDDFGEKPRSEIDFIARMLSDDATREYIEEHRDTLRLVYNDYDWSLNH
- a CDS encoding 2,3-bisphosphoglycerate-dependent phosphoglycerate mutase, with the translated sequence MAFLVLLRHGESQWNLENRFTGWVDVDLSPKGELEAREAGAKLASYRFDKVYTSVLKRAIRTADIALEVAKQANLPTERDQALNERHYGDLQGLNKAETAQKFGDEQVHIWRRSFDVRPPNGESLKDTAERVMPYWEAHILPDLKAGN
- a CDS encoding diaminopimelate epimerase, coding for MKLSGAGNDFVIIDNRQGTVQADARFVERVCARRLSVGADGLLLVENPSDPAQADFRMRYFNADGGEAETCGNGARCISRFAHVNGIAGENMRFETLAGVYESEIRGERVRVQMSDPKDMRLDFPLALRGGEFKVSFANTGVPHVVFFCESVDDVDVVGLGRQTRYHADFAPAGTNANFVTVTGRNSMRIRTYERGVEDETLACGTGSIAAAILGGARGVVQSPVTLRTQGGFDLTVSFELVGESAQSIHLEGDARIVYVGELRQDAWDY
- a CDS encoding Gfo/Idh/MocA family oxidoreductase, which gives rise to MDDVRLCIIGAGSLSTKRIYPYVGAAGAQLVGVCDLDAERAARNARRFGGMPYTDLTAMLDAEEPDGVIICVGPEGHAALAPQVLRLGFPVYTEKPPAPTAQDALQVARVAQETGRLCMTAFKKRYSAAYARAKQWIESFDPSDLYSLSVDYASAQYSNESLRTSFLLDFAIHAIDLVGYLFGDASEVFAFSKGKDAYAVSIRFANGAVGSMNLNDGRSFRVPTEEVELTARGGNFMTISNSSRWRITADGVPTEWREPSTFTSSGDSGLDTGHLAEIIDFVEAIRDGRTTRSNIAESYRSMVLYEAIRDSSETGAVVQVAYETI
- the lysA gene encoding diaminopimelate decarboxylase; the encoded protein is MGQTNDVFTYRDGKLFCEDVSVEDLCAQHGTPLYIYSHAAFVSRFRDFQKAFAGIDPLICFAMKSNGNLAVLRALAREGAGADIVSGGELFRALRAGIDASKIVYAGPGKSCDEVRAALTAGVYMLNVESLAEAMLIDSVAGELGVRAPVALRVNPDVDARTHAHTTTGKKGNKFGIDLDVAIRSFEAAAAMPHLDVCGVHAHIGSPVMQLEPFEQAMARIVELIGLLRTRGIGITRLDFGGGLGIAYRDETPAPPSEYAERLIPLIRQSGCRLLLEPGRYISGNSGILCTRVLYRKETDTKTFVIVNGAMTDLIRPALYDSFHRIHPVVDRSADTETVDVVGPVCESGDFLAKNRELPRVDAGDYLAVFSAGAYGFAMSSNYNARPRAAEVLVSVDRAHVVRARETYDDLIRGESIPDFLA
- a CDS encoding PDZ domain-containing protein, translated to MNTIDLVQFQFDYDLTWAAFFMNADGTIYGRYGIRASEDAMDHLSLTGLTTAMRRALELHKDYPKNRALFSAKRGSTPRFKTVSDMPSLRERLANSEQAKEGCIHCHMLNDGAREVRKAEKSFDQKKDIWVYPLPENVGMTMKVDDDPVIESVASGSFADKAGLKAGDVIRMMNGQAIISQADIAWVLHNLPTPGKLRVSYARGGKNREATLNTVGDWRKTDISWRASMWGLRPDLGFWSPELSAEERLANGLAPDALAMKVRWIPREETKRAGLQNNDILVSFDGDSKHVSFQKLSARVRLNYEPGTTVPVVVIREGKRVNLTLPLVGDE
- a CDS encoding J domain-containing protein; translated protein: MAQRDYYETLGVPKDASQEDIKKAYRKLAMRYHPDKNKDAKATDEFKEASEAYDVLSDPAERRKYDARGRAGSYEYRGGGFESTDDIFGRFGDIFGDLWGDVRERRTTFGQGPSRSRRGDDFHHSLTIEFHEAISGTEKSLTVTRDGQKQRIKLHIPAGIQSGRTLRVEGKGYPGTGGMPPGDLLVTVDVREDPRFERDGDDIIADVYVPFTTAILGGKVLVETPRGSIMLTIPKGTQSGKFLRIAGQGFARANGTKGDFRARVLITVPQTVSPEQESMVRKLADAS
- a CDS encoding fibronectin/fibrinogen-binding protein — encoded protein: MAIDGFTLYCMLPEMDAALRGRAVRDVVQHTRTEVVLRFRSREGEPEAALLLSAHAVHARAHLVTRFPKQRESERPHFASVLVKHLMRARLTGVGQAGLDRILTFRFELDSQVPGAEPERRDLVVEMMGKHSNIILTNPETGRVIEPLTHVDERVNRYREVLPGVAYVPPPPSRRSDPFGETPEGLAERIDPRETPVSRQIVRAYDGFGSATAAHVCETARDETDAAELWHAFRTTVVRIRSHDVEPCVIWEERNREPTAYSLFLPNAADTRHERTDSVSRAVGRAYVGIERQDQLAGLRHTIAQALDRRERSLARKIADLTVELSAAEKASEYRVYGDLLLASLDRIEPRAETASVPNYFEPDAPIVQIPLESDKNAAENAQAYFRRYQKAKRGAAIIRQHVFDTEQELEWVEEKRVALESADSLEAATELHAQLIELGWVADPDRSRRREKRKADTPYRLVTTANGWQILIGRNDRENEWLVTRAARKDDIWLHAKQIPGSHVIVRNPERKTQIPMPVLLEAAGLAAYFSKGRTSNRVPVDYTFAKYVVRPKGTAAGFVTYTHEKTLYVEPAATDRRFAD
- a CDS encoding FeS-binding protein, which translates into the protein MTSQRVRLTFPPEQVTEPVIYNVGHKFRIVTNIRRASVTKDAGWVVLEMSGEPDELERALEYLRHTGVQVEPVDGDVVVH